In Streptomyces sp. NBC_00683, the DNA window AGTCGGTCGACGAGGTCCTGCACCCGGGGGCGGAGTGCCTCGGTACGGCGCGGGGTGAACGCCGTGGCGATGAGGTTGCGCAGCCGGCGGTGGTCGGAGCCGTAGGAGGTGAAGGCGCTCACCACCCGCACCCAGACGTTCAGGGCCCAGTCCTGGGGGACGCCGTCGAGGGCGGGCCAGTGCCTGCGCGGGTCGCGGGAGACCCTGCGGTCGGCGGCCAGTTCCTTGATGGTGTCGTGCCGCGTCACCGACCAGGCCGTGACCCCACCAGGGAGTTCCACCAGCGTCGCAGACCCCTGGGCTCGGAGACGGGCGGCTTCCGCGTGGAGGTCTGCGCCGGTGGGATCGAGGACGGGGCAGGTTCGGGATTCCATGTCGGTTCTCCTACTGCAGCGACGGGCGGTTGGGTGGAGGTCGCACGGACAGCGTCGAAGCGCACCGGCAGAGCGGTGAGCGAGCGGTGGAACGGACCGGGGCGCCAGGTGAGTTCGGCGGAATCCACTTCGAGGACCATGTCGGGCAGCCGGTCCAGAAGCATCTCCACGGCGACTTCGGCGATGACACCGGCCGTGTCCCTGGCGGGGCAGGCGTGCGGTCCGGCACCGAAGGCGAGGTGCGAGGTGTTCGCCGCCCGCTGCCCCGCCCCGATGTCCAGCACCGGATCGGTGTTCGCGGCGGCGTGGCTGATCAGCACGGGGACACCGGCCCGGATCGCGGTCTCGGCACCGGTGCTCCGGTCGCGGAGCGTGTGGTCGTGGACCGCGTAGACGAAGGAGAAGTTGGACAGCGGGGAGTGGAGCCACAGCACTTCGTTGAGCGCGTCGGCGACGGTGAGGCTGCCTCCCGTCAGGTCGCTGGCGAAGCGGTCGTCGGCGAGCAGCATCATCGTCCCCGTCGCGATCCACGCGGACTGGGGCACCGTACCCGCGCCGATCAGGACGACGAGCTGGTGGATCATCTCCTCGTCCGAGAGCGCGGAGGGGTGGTCCAGCAGCCAGGTGGTCACGTCCGCACCAGGGCTGGCTCGCTTCATCGCGATCAACTCGCCGAGGCACATGGCGAGTTCGCCGCCGCCCGCCTGGGCGACAGCGGGTTCCGCGTCCATCATCCGCACGCAGGCCGCCGCCATTCTGCTGGTGAGTTCGTCGGGGCAGCCGAACAGCTGGGCGAAGACGAGTGCGGGGATCGGGTCGGCGTACTGGGAGACGAGGTCGGCCCTGCCCTCGTGCTCGAACCGGTCGATGAGCTGTCCGGCGCTGCGCTGCACATAGGCCCGCAGCTGATGGGGGTTGACCCTGCCCAGTGCGTCGTCGACCGAGGCCCGCAGCCGCAGATGGCGCTCCCCGTCGGCGAACCAGAGGCTGGGCCGCCAGCCCATCATCGGTACGACCTGGTTATCGGCCGGGACCTTTCCCTCGGCGAGCGCGGTCCAGCGGCGGGCGTCCTTGCTGAAGTACGGGCTGCGCAGCACCTCGAGCGCGGTCTCGTATCCGGTGATGAGGACGGCCTCGACGCCGGGGGCCAGCTCGACCGGATGCGCGACGCCCTCCTTCCTCAGCCGTTCGTACGTGGCGTGGGGATCGGCGGCGAACTCCGCCCCGTAGAGGACGGGCAGTCCGGACGCGGGGTCCTGACCGGGTACGGCCTGGTGGGCAGGACAGCCCGGCGGCGGTGTTCCCGGGCCGGTCGGCAGCGTTGTCACGACATCTCCTGGTGGCGGGCGAACAGGTATCGGACGAGCTCGACGAGCGCGTTCTTCGCGGATTCGCGGTCTCGGGCGTCGCACATGATCAGGGGCGTCCCGGGGTCGAGGTCGAGGGCTTCGCGCAGCTCCTCCTCCGGATACGCCGGGGTGTCGGGGAACCGGTTGAGCGCGACGATGTACGGCAGCCGGTAGCTCTCCACCAGGGCCAGCGCCTCGAAGGACCGGTCGAGGTACCGGGAGTCCCCGAGGACGAGCGCGCCGTAGGCGCCGCGGGCGAGGTCCTGCCAGATCCGGGCGAAGCGCTCCTGGCCCGGCGTGCCGAAGAGGTAGAGGGCGAGATCGTCCGCGAGCGTCACCCTGCCGAAGTCGAGGGCGACGGTCGTGGTGGTCTTCCGCGGTACACCGCTGTTGTCGTCGACCGTCGCACCGGCCTGCGTCATGAGTTCCTCGGTGCGCAACGGCTCGATCTCGCTGACGGCACCGATCAGGGTGGTCTTGCCCACGCCGAACGGGCCGACGACCATGAGTTTGGCGGTCAGCTGCACCGTGTCGCGGACGTAGATGCCGTCAAAGAGCCTGGAGGCCATGCAGCAACTTCTCCAAGATGTGTGCGGTGGTGGGAGCCGCCGCGTCGCCGGATTCCGGGGACTGCGCGTCGGCGGTCCGGGCGGTACGGGTGACGACGTGCCCGGAGTCGAGCAGGTCGCCGAGGACGATGCGGGTGATGGTGAGCGGCTGGCCCAGATGGCCCGCGACCTCGATGACGGACAGATATCCGCCGCGGCACAGCTCGACCACTGCCAGCTGTTCCGGCAGCAGGCCCGCGACCGAGCTGCCCGGGACGGTCGTCACCATCGTGATCACGTCCAGGACATGGGTGTTGCGGGTGGGGCGCGCCCGTCCCTGGGTGAGGACGAACGAGCGCACCAGATCGCGCCTGCGCCGCGGGGTCACGTCGGGCTGCCGACGTCCTGGCGCGGTGAACTGCCCATCTCCCGGCCGAGCTGGTCGACCACCTCGTGCATCCGGTAGGCGACCTGCCCGACATCGGCGGCGCCCGAGGTCGCGACCGACAGATAGGTCGAGTCCCCCGCGTGGATGGTGATGACGAAGCCCCCGTCGAACTCGACGAGGCTCTGCCGCCACGAGTCGGCGGGGGCGCGGCAGAACATCGCGGTGGCGCTGCTGGTGGCCTGCACGCCGGAGAGCGCAGCGGCTATGCGGTCGGCCTCGTCCCGGTCGAGTCCCGGGGAGAAGGCCATCACGAGGCCGTCGGCGGCGACCAGGATCGCGTCGTATACCTCGGGCTGGTCGAGTACTTGTTTGAGCATCCAGGCGTCGCGGTTCTGGGTCATGCCTCGGGGGTCCCCTCGCTGGTCGGGCGGTGGTCGTGGGCTGCGGCGTGGCTGCCGCGGAGGAAGGCGTCGAGTGGGGCGGCGGCCTCGCGCGGGCTGCGGCGTGCGGTCGTCCGGGCGGGATCCGCGGGCGTCGGGGCCGGAGTTGCCGCCCGGGCGGCGGGCTGCCTGGTCCGTTTGGGCAGGCCGCCGGCCGTGGTCGCCCTCGGGGGCGCCGCCACCGTCGGCTCACCGGCCTGCCGGGGCACGGCGGGCGCCGGGACGGGCCGGGCCGGTGCGGGCCTCGATGCGGGCGGGGCATCGGTGAGCAGCACGGACGGGATGTTGACGACGGCCCGTACCCCGCCGAAGGCCGACGCGGAGTCCACGGACACCGCGAAGCCGTAGCGCCGCGCCAGGGAGCCGCAGGCGGCCAGGCCGAAACGCGGCGGGCTGCCGAGACCCGAGAGGCCGAGCGCGTCGTCGTGCAGCAGACGGGCCGCCTTCTCGCGCTCGGCTGCGTTCAGTCCGACACCGGCGTCCTCGATCACGACGGCGACTCCGCCGTGCGTGAGCTGGACGTGGACCTGGACGGGGGTGCTCGGGTTCGACGAACGCGTCGCGTTCTCCAGCAGTTCGGCAAGCGTCACGACGAGCGCCTCGACGGCTCTGCCCGCTACCGCCCGGGAGTCCTCGATCCGCACGATGTGCACACGCCGGTAGTCCAGGATCCGGCCGACCGCTCCGCGTACCACGTCGTGCAGCGGCGTCGCGTTGTGCTGGCGTCCCGGCCAGGCCTTGCAGATCACGGCCATGCCCACGGCGCGGCGCAGGATCTGGGCGTTGGTGTGGTCGATGTCCATCAGATCCTGGAGGAACTCCGGCGCGTCGTGGCGCTGGTTCATCTCGGTGATCTTCATCTGCTGGTTGTTGGCCAGCCCCTGGAGCTTGCGGGCCACCGCCAGCAGGAGTCCCTGGGAGGACTGTTCGGCGTCGGCCGCCACGTCCCGGTAGACGGCGAGCACTCCGTCGTGGGCGCGGGCGAACGGCGAACCGGCGAGTTCGGGGTGCAGCGGCCCGGGTATCTCACCCGGCCTGCCCTGCGACAGAACGTCCTTCAGTGCGGGCAGCCGCCGTTCGAGCAGATGCCGGGTCTCTTCCTCCTGGGCACGCAGGGTGCGTTCGAGGAAGGCGATGCGTTCGGCGCGAAGGGCGGCGGAGTTGCGGTAACGCAGCGCCAGGATCCCGGTGGCCATCATGGCCGCGGCCAGAAGCCAGGCGGTCACGGCAGGCAGAGACAGTGTCATCAGTTCCTCGGGCGGAGGCGGGCGGATGGGGTAAGTGGCCGTCTCCCGCGCCCTGCGCGATGGCGAATGCTGCGGCGCTGCAGGGCAGTTCTCGGGCGTCGGCACCAACGGCGCAGGGGCCGGGGAGAGATCCCGCCGGGTCGTTCCGGCGATGCCCGTTCGGGGGCAGGCGGAATACCTCGGGGCGGGCCATCACGGCATCTTCCTGGGCGGCGTGTCCAACGGGCGGTCATGCGACGCAGGGTCGCCAGCCACTCGGAGCAACGCCTCCGGAACGCTTCGTGACTACGTCCAAGGATGCTCACCCCACGGCGTCGACCGCAACACGACTGAGCAAAAACATCAAAGGAACGATCACAGTAGGGGTTCAACTCGCCACACTGCGCCACATGTCGGACGGGGCAATGCGTCGCCCCTTCGCGTACACCCGAAGCCGCCCGCCGGTGAACGGTGCCGCGGGCTCGCCCATCGGACACGACACCGGCGAGAAGTGACCACGGCCACCCTGTGGGTTTCATACGATTCTCACCCGGTGCGCCTACGGTGCTCCTCGTGACCCAGACGACCCCGCCCGGCTGGCATCCAGACCCCGGGTACTCAGGAATCGGCCCCCGCCAGGAACGCTGGTGGGACGGAAGCCGGTGGACCGACCAGCTCCGCATACCGCCCGCGGCCGTCCGGCGCCGTCGGATACGCATCGGCGCCGGCATCGCCGCCGGTGTCGTCGTGCTCGCTGCCGTCGGTGGCGGCGCCTACCTGCTGGGGGACGACTCCGGCGACCGGGCCGGAACCTCCGCCGCGTCCCCCGCGCCCGCACCTTCGGGCGACCCGGACCGCCCGGGCGCACCCGGTGGCGGCGAGGACGGCGAGGACGGCGGCAGCGGGCAGAACCCCCGCGAGCAGGTCCCGACCGAGGAGGGCTACGCGACCGACCTGGCCAGCGGAATCAGCATCCCCGTACCCGACGGATGGACCGGCCAGTCCGGTCCGGTCGGTGCCGGCGTGACCACCGGGGAGTACACCTGCCCCGGCGACGAGAGCCAGAAGTGCGTGCGCGGCGGTGTGTTCTCCGCCCCCGCACAGGCCCTGAAGAACGCGGCGACGACGGCGAAGGCCGCAGCGGAGAAGGACATCACGGCCAACTCCGAGGAGTCGTACGGCGAGGAGATCTACGGCGGGATCACCTCTCACCAGCAGCTCAAGTCCGAGGCGGTCACGGTGGCCGGCCAGAAGGGCTACCTGGTGCGCTGGAAGGTGGTGACGAAGAACGGCGACGACGGGTACGTGCAGTCGCTCGCGTTCCCCTCCCCCAACATCAAGGACATGATCGTCCTGGTCCGCTCCGGATTCGACGTCAACGCCAAGGCGCCGAAGGTCTCCGTCATGGACGACATCACCAAGGGCATCAAGGCCGCGACGGGAACGGGTTCCGGCTCCGGTCAGACAGCCTGAGAAGGCCCCCCGACAGCGCAGAGGCCGTACCGGATCCTTCCGGTACGGCCTCTGCGCTGCGCTACGACTTCGAAGAGTGGAGACGCCGTTCGCCGTTCGCCTCTCGACCGGAGGCACCACCGGCGCCGACGCCCCGGTTCATCGCATCCACCAGATGAGCGCGCCGCCGAGGAGAAGGGCGAGGCAGATGCCGAGGTTGGTGCGCCGGTAGGCGAGGAAGATCGCGACGAACTCACGGATCATCGCGCTGGGCCAGAAGTACGAGGCTGTCGCAGAGCCCACCACATGGCCCCTCACCCCGACCTGCCGTGATGTCATCGCCGCGCGGAACACGTGGTAATTGTTCGTGACGATCACGCAGCGGTAGTCCGGATTCGCCTTCTCCATAATCGATTTGCTGAACCTGAGGTTCTCCTCGGTCGATGCCGAGCGGTCCTCACGCTCGACCAGCTCGGCCGGAAACCCGCGCTCCACGAGGTAGTCGGCCATCGCGTGCGCCTCCGGCAGGTCCTCGTCCGGCCCCTGACCGCCGGAGGTGAGGAGCACCGGCTGCCTCCCTCGCACCGAGAGCCTGGCGTGGACGGCACGGGCCCGTTCGAGACGGCTGGCCAGCAGCGGGGGCACCGAGGAACCGCCCACGAGTCCCGAGCCGAGGACCACCACGTAGTCGGCCCTTCGGCGAATGTGCAGACGCCCGTAGAGGAACGCGTAAGAGATGAAGCAGAGGAAGAGGAACCCGACGTATCCCGCCAGGGCGACAGCTGTTCCCGCCACGACCAGCAACGTGTGGGTGTGGAGGACCCACGCGGCAACCAGCAGCGCAAGCAGCCCCACCAACGCGACGCCTCCCAGCAGTGACAGAAGGTTTGCCGGGCTTCGCCCCTCTTTGCGGATCATGGTCACACCGTTGGAAACCAGAAATCCGGCGAGGACGACGATGCCCAGCGTCGCGAGAACGAGGAGCCCGACGACGACCGATCTGCCCAACTGCTCGTCTTCGCGGATGAGTTCGACCAGCCAGGCGGCCAGCGCGAACACGGCTGCGAGGCCCAGGAACACGGCGTTGCTGAACCGGCGGCGGTCGCGCAGCACTCCGACGCAGAAGGCAAGGAAGAACAGGACCGCGGGAGCGTAGACCACCATGCGCACATGGTAGGTGGGTGCGAAGGCGTCACCGGGCCGGCAGTGCGGCAAAAGCGCTGATCCGCGCGGGTGATCACGGTAGGGGTCGACCGGGCCCGGCACTGCGGGGCCGGCGGATGGACATCTCCGCCGGCCCCGTCGCTCGCAGCGGGTGGGCTCTAGAAGTAGTGCTTGCGCCCGCCGACGCTGCGTCCGCTCGCGCCCAGAATCCACAGGACCGCACCGACCACCACGAGGACGCCACCGACCGTCGTCAGCAACGAGACACCGACCAGCATGCCGATAAGGAGCAATATAGCGCCAAGTACAATCATTTCGATTCCGATCTTCACGTCTGCTTCGGTACGTACGGGCTCTGTACTCGACAGGCCCGCAGCACCCTGTTCCTGTCAGCCGCGCAACCGGTGCCAGGTGGAATCCTGGCCGTCGCGGGATCGGCGGCGGCAGGACGTTTGTCGTGCTCCACCCGTGTGCCCTGCTCCCGGCCGCCCATGCACGCACAGTTCGCGGGCCCTGCGTGGCACCGTCCCGGGCTTCATTCCGGGGTGGGCCGGTGTGCCGGCACGGGGCTACTGTTCCGGGCATGAGCGACATTGATCCCCTGCTGAAGAGGCTGACCGACCGAGTGGAGAGGGAGGGGCTCTCCCTGCCGATCACTCTCGTCGTCAACGGCACCACCATTACCGGAGAGGTGGTGCCGCACGCCGTCTGGGCCGATCACATCGCCGAGCAGCTCGCCGAGTCCGGGAGCCGCGCGAGTGTCTTCTCCACCGACTTCGCGTGGGAGAAGAAACAACCCGAGCGGTTCGGCGACTACGTCCATCTGAACGGCGGCAAGGTCGTCAGCGCAGGATCAGTCTTCCCCGAGCACGGCGGGCTGTTCCGCATAGGACTCGCAGGGGTGAACGGCTGGTTCCTGGGCGAGGTCCAGGTCCACTGACAGCGCGAGCAGTTCGGCGGCCGTCTCTGCTCTAGCGCTGAGGCAGCTCGGCCGAGAGCGGGCCCACCTCGGCCACGGCTTCGCAGAACGCGGCCAGCCCCGTGGCCAGGGCGTCGCGCGTGTCCGGTGTCATGCGGCTCATCGTCAGGCGCAGGGCCCGCTCGCGGCGGCGCCGGATCTCGCGCAAGTGCGCGGTGCCGGCGTCGGTGAGCTGCAGCTGTGTCTCACGGCGGTCTTCGGGGCGAGGGGTCCGGCGCAGGAACCCGGCGGCCTGCAGCCGGTCACAGAGACGGGTGGTCGAGGGGGCGCCCACGTCGAGATGCCGCCGGAGCGTGCTCAGGTTGATCCCGGGCTCACGCTCGATGATGTACATCACTCGGATCTGCGCGGTGGACACGGGTGCCGTGCTCAGGATGTCGCGGCCCTGCTCCCAGGCGTTCTCCAGGAGTTCCAGCACGTGGCTGACCTCAGGCACGTCCATGGGCGCCTGTGACTGGAGGCGAACGGGGTCCTCGCGCATGTGACACTCCCGGTGGAGCACGGTGTGCTCGTTGCGGCTGGTCGTTGTGGGCAGTCGCACGGTGAAGACTAGGTCAAGGAAAGCAGGTCCGGAACCGGTGGAGAGACCCTGGGCGGTCGAGCGCGTGCTGCGTGAAGCCGCGCCGCACGAGATTTTCGACGCACTCCGTGCCCTGATCGAACGCCGGCACCGTGCGGTGTCGGTGGAACTCCTGATGGCCGACTACGCCATGACCGAGCTGCAGTTGGTACGGGTTCTGCCTCACACCGCTCCCCCGATCCCCCTGCTCGGCACAGCTGCGGGCCGCGCTTTCACGACCCAGGAGCCTCACCGTGCCGCTGGCCCCGCGTCCACGGTAACGGTCTTTGTGCCCGTCAGTGTCCGCGGTGACCGGCTCGGGGTGCTGAGCGTCTGCCTGCCGGCCGATGACGACCGCATCGGCGATGACGTACAGCAGGAGCTGCAGGAGAGCGCCGACGCCCTCGCACACGAGATCGTGGTGGCGGAGCGCGACACGGATCTCTTCCTCCAGGCCCGCCGGACCGAGCGCCTGACCCTCGCCGCGGAGATGCAGTGGCAATTGCTCCCGGGACGCTCGTGCTCCCGGCCGGAGTACAGCATCGGCGCCCAGCTCGAGCCTGCCTACGCCATCTTCGGCGACAGCTTCGACTGGTCGGCCTCCGCCGACGACCTCGTCCTCACCGTCAGCAACGGCATGGGCGAAGGAATCGACGCCGCCCTGCTCACCAATCTCGCGGTCAATGCGCTGCGCAACGCCCGACGGGCCGGCCTGGACCTGGCCGGCCAGGCCCTTCTCGCCGACCAGGCGGTCTACGGCCAGCACCAAGGACTCCAGTACCTCTCCACCCTGCTGCTCCGCTTCCACCTCCCGACCGGGAACGTGGAGATCATCGACGCCGGATCCCCCCGGATCTGGCGGCTTCGCGCAGGGGTGGTCGAGCCGGTCGAGTTGAACCCGCAGATCCCCCTGGGGATGTTCGAGGACTCCGTCTACACCCCTCAGCACTTCACCGTCGAGCCCGGCGACCGACTGCTGTTCATCAGCGACGGGGTCTACGACGCTCTGTCCCCCGCGGGTGAGAAATACAGCCTCAACGCCTTGGCGAGGGCGATCACCCGCACGCGTCGGCTGCCCGCTTCACAGGTGCCCCGGGCGATGTTGGAGGAGTTGCTCGGACACCGGGGGCCGGGTCCGGTCGCGGACGATTCCCTTGTGGTGTGCCTGGACTGGCACGGTCGTCCGGAAGCTGTCTGACGGATGCCGACCTGGGCTGCTTCCGCGTGAAGGACTACTGACACTCCCCCTGTGGTTCTCCTGTGAAGGTTCGGACACCGTGGCGTGAATTGCGTACGCAGCATGGCTCTTTCGGGCGATGCCGGGCGGGGGTTCGGTTGCCATGCGGGGGAGGCGTACGAGATGGTTGCCGCAAGGTAATTGTTTTTTCGTCCAGTTGGAAGGTGGTGCGGCCCACCGTAGGCGGGCCCCCCTTCATGGCTTCTACCGAGGGAAACTCCGTTACGAGAACTGAGCAGCGCACCGTGTCCGGAATCTGGGACCTGGCCCCCTACCCCGTGATCGTGGCCGACCAGGTCGGTGCCGTCGCCATGGTGAATCCTGCCGCGGTCTGCCTCCTGGGCGACGTGCTGCCGGGGACGCGCATGGAGGAGGCCGTTCCGGACTGGCTGGCGCGGGCCCATCAGGAGACGTTGGTGCATGCCGGGCTCCCGACGCAGAGCTCTCAGGACGCAGCGGCTCTCCGCTCGGTTTCCGGGCGGATCTCGGCGCAGAGCTTCGAGGCGCATCCCACCTGGGGCCAGGACGGGAACGTGGTGTGGTGGCTGGTCGACGACACCGACCGGCGGCTCGCCGAGGAAGCGCTCGCCGCGGAGCGGGAACGCACCATGTTCCTCGCGGAGGCGTCCAACGTGCTGCTGGCTTCGCTGAACACGGACCGGTGCATGCGCGCCACCGCTCGGCTCGCCTCGGAGTACCTGGCCGACGTCGCTGTGGTCGTCGCCCCCGCGTCCGGCCAGAAGCTGCCCGTGGCGCACGCCGCCCCGGGCCAGGACGTCACCCGCACCCTCGTCGCCGCGGACGCCGCGCAGGTCCCGGGTCTCAGCGAAGCGCTGCAGGGGTTTCCGCCCGTACCCTCCCGGTGGATCGATCCGGCGGCCCTGCCCGACTGGGTGCTTCCCGAGGACTTCACCGGAACGATCGGGTCGGTCGTGGTCACTCCCCTGCCCGGCCACGGTGTGCCCGCCGGGGCCCTGATCCTGCTGCGCGGGACAGCGCAGAGCGGCTTCACGGAGAACGAGGAGGTCTTCGCCCGGCTCTTCGCCGCCCGGGCCGGCGCCGCCCTCTCGGCAGCCCGGCTCTATGCCGAGCAGAACGACATCACGCAGACCCTCATGCGGGACCTGCTGCCGCCGCGGCTCCACCGTGTGAACGGTGTCGAGTTCGCCGGCGCCTACCAGCCGGCCGGCGACAGGGAACGCGTGGGCGGGGACTTCTACGACGTCCACCCCGGCAGCACCGACTCCGAAGCCTCCCTCGTCATTCTCGGCGACGTCTGCGGCAAAGGTCTGGACGCGGCCGTCCTGACCGGCAAGATCCGCAACACCATGCAGGCGCTCATGCCCATGGCGGAGGATCACGAACGGATGCTGCAGCTCCTCAACGGCGCACTCCTCAACTCCCACCACACGCGCTTCGCGACCATGGTCATGGCCTCGGTCCGGCGCACGAAGAACCAGGTCCGACTGCGTCTCACCTCGGCCGGCCATCCTGCCCCGCTGCTGGTGCGGACCGACGGCAGCGTCGAGGAGATCCGGACCCGCGGCACCCTGGTCGGCGCCCTCCCGCACATCGAGGCGAAATCCGTCGAGGCGGTCCTCCTTCCCGGAGAGACGTGCCTGCTCTACACCGACGGCATCACCGAGGCCAGGGGCGGACCGCTCGGCGACGAGATGTTCGGCGAGGAGCGCCTGAAGCGGGCGCTGTCGCAGTGCGCCGACATGCCCGGTGAGGCCGTCGTCGAGCACATCCAGATGCTGGCCGCGCAGTGGCTGCGCAGCGGCCGCCACGACGACATGGCGGTGGTGGCGATCACCGCACCCCGTACCACCCACCTGAGCGCGGTGAACGGCCACACACGGGGCAGGTACACCGCATGAACGTGATGACCGAGCGGAGCCACGAACTCCGGACGTTGCGGGACCAACTGTGGGCGGCCGTGACCCGCCGGGACGAGCACGGGGCCGTAGACGTCGTGTTCACTGCCCTGGAAAACGGGATGGAGGCCGAGAACGCCCTGCTGGACCTCATCGCACCCGTGCAGGCGAAAGTCGGCTCCGAGTGGGCGGCCAACCGGCTCACCGTCGCCCAGGAACACGCCGCGAGCGCCATCACCGAGCGCGTCATCGCAGCCCTCGCCCATCGCCCCGCAGCCCGGCCCACGCCCCGACTCGGCCGTGTCACGGTCGCTTGCGTGGACCAGGAATGGCACGTCCTCCCCGCCCGCCTCCTCGCCGAGGTCCTCACTCTCAGGGGCTGGCAGGTCGACTTCCTCGGTGCCCAGGTGCCCACCCCGCACCTCATCGCCCACCTGCACAGCAGCGGGGCAGACGCCGTAGCCCTCTCCTCCACCCTGCCCACCCGGCTGCCCGCGGCTCACGCCGCGATCAGCGCGTGCAAAGCCGTCGGCGTACCTGTCCTGGCCGGCGGCGCCGCCTTCGGGCCCGACGGCCGCTACGCCCGCAGACTGGGCGCCAACGCCTGGGCCGCCGACGCGCGCAGCGGAGCTCAGCAGCTCGCGGACGGGATCCCCATGCACAGCCTCACCGAAGGCCGGCAGCAGTTCGACGACCTTCCGCACCTCGCCGACCAGGAGTACACCCTGGTCGCCCGCGCCCAGGGTCAGCTCGTCAAGCAGGTACTGGCACACCTGGAGGAGCGCATTCCCGCCATGGCCTCCTACACCGACCAGCAACGCGAACGCACCGCCGAGGACATCGCCCACATCGTCGAGTTCCTGGCCGGCTCCCTGTACGTCGACGACGACGACCTGTTCACCACCTTCATGACCTGGACCGCGGGCATCCTCTCCGCACGCCGGGTCCCCGCCCGGTCGCTGGATCCCGCCCTGGACGCCCTTGCCACCGAGCTCAAGGACTTCCCCCGTGCCACGCGTCTGCTGAACCGGGCCCAACTCGCCCTGGACGGCGCCATCACCACCACCGGCCGACACCCCGGAGCCTTCGCATGACCGCACAGCCCAGCCGGCCCTTCACCCTCGTCGTCGAAGCAGGGCCGGGCACCGCACGCCTCCATCTCGTCGGCGACCTCGACTACGACACCAGCGGAGAACTCACCCGCCAGGCCGACGTCTGCCTGACCGAGATTCCCGACCTGCGCGAGCTGCACCTCGACTGCGCACGGCTCCGGGTGTGCGACTCCATGGGCGTCGCCACGCTCCTGATGATCCACCGCCGGACCAGCGCCCGGAAGACAGCGCTCCATCTGGACAACCCCCCGCCCTTCCTGGAACGCATCCTCGACCTCACGGGCATCCGGCAGCTCTTCGTGCACGCGCCCGCGTCCGAGCAGGACGAGCAGACACACACGAACGAAGCTGGGCCCACCTCGCACCCGCCCACCGCTCCGACGCGCAGGCCCACCGTCTGACCGGACGCCGGACTCTCGGCTTCCGCCCGCGCTCCTCCAGGGACGACACCGGATGAGTTAGCCCCCTCGCGATCGGGGCAGGAGCAATTCACCGGAGCAAAGCGTCACAGCGATGGGGGTTCAGAACATGAGTCGGCCGCACATCACGAGGGAACGACGAAGCGAGCACGCCCGGCGCACCACGCGTCCGGCCACGGCTGCACAAGCACGCGACGACATGCGCGAGTTCTTCTCGGAGCTGTCGCCCGCCCCCAGCCAGGAGTGCGTCGACAACGCGGCCCTGGTGGTCTCCGAGCTGGTGACGAACGCGCTACGGCACGCGGGGGGCCTCACCGCGATGAGCCTGGCCGCGGATCCGGTCACGCTGGAGATCGTCGTGCGGGACCCGAGCCACGCACCGCCGCGCGAGCGCCCGCCGGACCTGAGCGGGGGTGGGGGCGGATTCGGCTGGCCCCTGGTCCGGTCCCTCGCCCGCA includes these proteins:
- a CDS encoding cytochrome P450 produces the protein MTTLPTGPGTPPPGCPAHQAVPGQDPASGLPVLYGAEFAADPHATYERLRKEGVAHPVELAPGVEAVLITGYETALEVLRSPYFSKDARRWTALAEGKVPADNQVVPMMGWRPSLWFADGERHLRLRASVDDALGRVNPHQLRAYVQRSAGQLIDRFEHEGRADLVSQYADPIPALVFAQLFGCPDELTSRMAAACVRMMDAEPAVAQAGGGELAMCLGELIAMKRASPGADVTTWLLDHPSALSDEEMIHQLVVLIGAGTVPQSAWIATGTMMLLADDRFASDLTGGSLTVADALNEVLWLHSPLSNFSFVYAVHDHTLRDRSTGAETAIRAGVPVLISHAAANTDPVLDIGAGQRAANTSHLAFGAGPHACPARDTAGVIAEVAVEMLLDRLPDMVLEVDSAELTWRPGPFHRSLTALPVRFDAVRATSTQPPVAAVGEPTWNPEPAPSSIPPAQTSTRKPPVSEPRGLRRWWNSLVGSRPGR
- a CDS encoding GTP-binding protein encodes the protein MASRLFDGIYVRDTVQLTAKLMVVGPFGVGKTTLIGAVSEIEPLRTEELMTQAGATVDDNSGVPRKTTTTVALDFGRVTLADDLALYLFGTPGQERFARIWQDLARGAYGALVLGDSRYLDRSFEALALVESYRLPYIVALNRFPDTPAYPEEELREALDLDPGTPLIMCDARDRESAKNALVELVRYLFARHQEMS
- a CDS encoding DUF742 domain-containing protein, which encodes MTPRRRRDLVRSFVLTQGRARPTRNTHVLDVITMVTTVPGSSVAGLLPEQLAVVELCRGGYLSVIEVAGHLGQPLTITRIVLGDLLDSGHVVTRTARTADAQSPESGDAAAPTTAHILEKLLHGLQAL
- a CDS encoding roadblock/LC7 domain-containing protein, with product MTQNRDAWMLKQVLDQPEVYDAILVAADGLVMAFSPGLDRDEADRIAAALSGVQATSSATAMFCRAPADSWRQSLVEFDGGFVITIHAGDSTYLSVATSGAADVGQVAYRMHEVVDQLGREMGSSPRQDVGSPT
- a CDS encoding ATP-binding protein, which encodes MTLSLPAVTAWLLAAAMMATGILALRYRNSAALRAERIAFLERTLRAQEEETRHLLERRLPALKDVLSQGRPGEIPGPLHPELAGSPFARAHDGVLAVYRDVAADAEQSSQGLLLAVARKLQGLANNQQMKITEMNQRHDAPEFLQDLMDIDHTNAQILRRAVGMAVICKAWPGRQHNATPLHDVVRGAVGRILDYRRVHIVRIEDSRAVAGRAVEALVVTLAELLENATRSSNPSTPVQVHVQLTHGGVAVVIEDAGVGLNAAEREKAARLLHDDALGLSGLGSPPRFGLAACGSLARRYGFAVSVDSASAFGGVRAVVNIPSVLLTDAPPASRPAPARPVPAPAVPRQAGEPTVAAPPRATTAGGLPKRTRQPAARAATPAPTPADPARTTARRSPREAAAPLDAFLRGSHAAAHDHRPTSEGTPEA
- a CDS encoding DUF2510 domain-containing protein, producing the protein MTQTTPPGWHPDPGYSGIGPRQERWWDGSRWTDQLRIPPAAVRRRRIRIGAGIAAGVVVLAAVGGGAYLLGDDSGDRAGTSAASPAPAPSGDPDRPGAPGGGEDGEDGGSGQNPREQVPTEEGYATDLASGISIPVPDGWTGQSGPVGAGVTTGEYTCPGDESQKCVRGGVFSAPAQALKNAATTAKAAAEKDITANSEESYGEEIYGGITSHQQLKSEAVTVAGQKGYLVRWKVVTKNGDDGYVQSLAFPSPNIKDMIVLVRSGFDVNAKAPKVSVMDDITKGIKAATGTGSGSGQTA
- a CDS encoding YdcF family protein, encoding MVVYAPAVLFFLAFCVGVLRDRRRFSNAVFLGLAAVFALAAWLVELIREDEQLGRSVVVGLLVLATLGIVVLAGFLVSNGVTMIRKEGRSPANLLSLLGGVALVGLLALLVAAWVLHTHTLLVVAGTAVALAGYVGFLFLCFISYAFLYGRLHIRRRADYVVVLGSGLVGGSSVPPLLASRLERARAVHARLSVRGRQPVLLTSGGQGPDEDLPEAHAMADYLVERGFPAELVEREDRSASTEENLRFSKSIMEKANPDYRCVIVTNNYHVFRAAMTSRQVGVRGHVVGSATASYFWPSAMIREFVAIFLAYRRTNLGICLALLLGGALIWWMR